A stretch of Clostridia bacterium DNA encodes these proteins:
- a CDS encoding helix-turn-helix transcriptional regulator, which translates to MAPNDRVRTARKQKGYSQVALADKASVTRQTIGLIEAGKYNPSLKLCLRICYALDKTLDELFWYDEGKFDR; encoded by the coding sequence ATGGCACCAAATGATCGCGTTAGAACTGCAAGAAAGCAAAAGGGATATTCTCAAGTTGCTTTGGCTGATAAGGCGAGTGTTACAAGACAGACAATTGGTTTAATTGAGGCTGGAAAGTACAATCCTAGCTTAAAATTATGTCTTAGAATTTGTTATGCTCTAGATAAAACACTAGATGAATTGTTTTGGTACGATGAAGGAAAATTTGACAGGTAA
- a CDS encoding ATP-binding protein: protein MFYGREREIRYLEQNFNKEGASLLALYGKRRTGKTELLKQFCKGKSHTFYVCRETTDGEQIRLFSRKVLEESPLKNYIHEFQDWETAFSFLLDNNFGKKVVVIDEFPYMVQNNPEIPSILQNVWDAKSAASNVMIVLTGSAMTYMEQEILAGDKPLFGRTDGSYVLDELSYTASLSLLGQNNLWAKEAYGILGGVPRYLQYFSSTKNTEDNIKDSLLSKGSALYNEVDYLMKQDLREPSTYYTILEALANGFTRIGEISKQTGLDRTKINVYLKNLQNYKVVTKQQPLSLEPQTKAHNSRYLINNNYFRFYFRFMYPNYSWLEEGEQDRIYDNKIKPNLPHFLKGSLIPAAKETLLALQKSRSLQLDIDRIGPYWDKNTSFDLLAYGTAHNILAVELVTDPSGANLNDLQNLRDRVALLKSDGVDKLYCLFSLYGFDATLKQMSELDQSILLLTI from the coding sequence ATGTTTTATGGAAGAGAACGGGAAATAAGGTATTTAGAGCAAAACTTCAACAAAGAGGGTGCCTCTTTGCTGGCTCTTTATGGCAAACGCCGTACCGGTAAAACGGAACTCCTAAAACAATTCTGCAAAGGTAAAAGCCATACTTTCTATGTATGCCGTGAAACCACAGACGGCGAACAAATTCGTCTATTCTCACGGAAGGTTTTAGAAGAATCCCCTCTGAAAAACTACATTCATGAATTTCAAGACTGGGAAACAGCCTTCTCTTTTCTATTAGACAATAACTTTGGGAAAAAAGTAGTTGTCATTGATGAATTCCCTTACATGGTACAAAATAATCCTGAAATCCCGTCCATCCTGCAGAACGTTTGGGATGCAAAAAGTGCAGCAAGTAATGTAATGATTGTACTTACTGGTTCAGCGATGACATATATGGAACAAGAAATTTTGGCAGGAGATAAACCGTTGTTCGGAAGAACCGATGGCAGCTATGTCCTAGATGAACTTAGCTACACCGCCTCTCTATCACTACTAGGCCAAAATAATCTATGGGCAAAAGAAGCGTATGGAATACTTGGTGGCGTACCACGTTACCTTCAATACTTTTCTTCTACTAAAAATACAGAGGATAACATTAAAGATAGCCTGCTCAGTAAGGGAAGTGCCTTGTACAACGAAGTAGACTACCTGATGAAGCAAGATCTTAGAGAACCATCTACCTACTATACCATACTGGAAGCTTTAGCGAACGGTTTCACCAGGATTGGTGAGATAAGCAAACAGACGGGTTTAGATCGCACAAAAATCAATGTTTATCTTAAGAACCTGCAGAACTATAAGGTCGTAACAAAACAACAACCGTTATCCCTAGAGCCACAGACAAAGGCACATAACAGCAGGTATCTTATCAATAATAATTATTTTCGCTTCTATTTCCGATTTATGTATCCAAATTATTCTTGGTTAGAAGAAGGAGAACAAGATCGGATTTATGACAATAAAATCAAACCCAACTTGCCCCATTTCCTCAAAGGCAGTCTGATTCCGGCAGCCAAGGAAACACTACTAGCATTGCAAAAAAGCCGGAGCCTACAACTAGACATCGATCGCATCGGGCCATATTGGGATAAAAACACCTCGTTTGACTTACTTGCTTACGGTACAGCGCACAACATTTTAGCCGTAGAATTGGTAACAGATCCTTCTGGAGCAAACTTGAACGACTTACAAAACCTACGTGACCGCGTCGCCTTGCTGAAATCTGACGGCGTGGATAAACTTTATTGTTTGTTTTCTCTTTATGGGTTTGATGCCACATTAAAGCAGATGAGCGAACTGGATCAATCGATTCTATTACTAACTATTTAA
- a CDS encoding amidohydrolase family protein produces the protein MRTIVHGDFAYSKKITEMSTLKGSYMIVEDGTIVGFSTEKPEMRESDCFLEFERKLIIPGFADMHLHAPQFPNVGLGTDMELLEWLKRYTFPEEAKYVEVDYAEKVYKKLINKLWSVGSLYSCIFGSIHEKASTRLFELLIDSGLYSFVGKVNMDRNSPDFYVETTDESIRETKHFIENNYKKSERVKPIITPRFVPTCTAKLMKGLGELAEEYNIPVQSHLDENQAEIQWVCSLHPDSNSYAHVYERFKLFGSQPTLMGHCIYCNDEELELLLNSDVMAIHCPFSNANLISGIMPVKRYLDLGVKVALGSDISGGNEINIAKVMVLSMQLSKMLAVHNATPGDYLSTQEAFYLGTKAGGAFFGKHGSLEPGYEADFLVIDDSDYLINELSVQERVEKFLYVGKEENIRARYVSGKKIEKPFDV, from the coding sequence ATGAGAACAATAGTTCATGGGGATTTTGCATATAGCAAGAAGATTACCGAGATGAGCACTCTAAAAGGCAGCTACATGATTGTCGAAGATGGGACAATTGTGGGTTTTTCTACTGAAAAACCAGAAATGCGTGAATCAGATTGTTTTCTGGAATTTGAAAGAAAGCTAATCATACCTGGATTTGCAGATATGCACCTTCATGCACCCCAATTTCCCAACGTGGGTCTAGGAACAGATATGGAACTGTTGGAGTGGTTAAAAAGATACACGTTTCCTGAAGAGGCTAAATATGTTGAAGTAGATTATGCCGAGAAAGTCTATAAGAAGCTGATTAACAAGTTATGGTCGGTAGGCTCCCTGTATAGTTGTATCTTTGGGAGCATTCATGAAAAAGCCAGTACTAGATTGTTTGAGCTACTGATTGATTCAGGCTTGTATTCCTTTGTGGGAAAGGTGAATATGGACCGCAATTCTCCAGATTTCTATGTGGAGACTACGGATGAGTCAATTCGAGAAACGAAACATTTTATTGAAAATAATTACAAGAAATCTGAGCGAGTAAAGCCCATCATTACTCCTCGGTTTGTTCCAACCTGTACAGCTAAACTGATGAAAGGCTTGGGTGAATTGGCTGAAGAATACAATATACCAGTTCAAAGCCATTTGGATGAGAATCAGGCTGAAATCCAATGGGTATGCTCTTTGCATCCAGATAGCAATAGCTACGCGCATGTCTATGAGAGGTTTAAGTTATTTGGTTCACAACCTACCTTAATGGGGCATTGCATTTATTGCAATGATGAAGAATTAGAACTGTTGCTTAATTCCGATGTCATGGCGATACATTGTCCGTTTTCTAATGCCAATTTGATTAGTGGAATCATGCCAGTAAAAAGATATCTTGATTTGGGTGTTAAAGTAGCTCTGGGTTCGGATATTAGTGGAGGCAATGAAATTAATATAGCGAAGGTTATGGTGCTAAGCATGCAATTGTCTAAAATGCTTGCAGTACATAATGCTACACCGGGAGATTACTTATCTACACAAGAGGCCTTCTATCTGGGCACCAAAGCAGGGGGCGCATTTTTTGGCAAACACGGGAGTTTAGAACCAGGCTATGAGGCTGATTTCTTGGTTATCGACGATAGCGATTACTTGATCAATGAATTGAGTGTTCAAGAGAGAGTGGAAAAATTTCTATATGTGGGTAAGGAAGAAAATATACGGGCTCGCTATGTATCAGGAAAGAAAATCGAGAAGCCTTTCGATGTTTAG
- a CDS encoding zinc ribbon domain-containing protein, whose protein sequence is MPRFCENCGGVVRDDADYCPNCGYEMDEPNDLEEKQPKTESNFIPKKLLHWMKSDDEYVEENISVESVGAEKEARGTLEDLRQRFNRVQDEEPDEREDYQEDFEEDDLEEDSLMDGYEEDILEEKPKKKGLLSLFAGAFGKNDVYGDDEEDEFEDEEDEFEEEDEEEEEYGVDETISNQEPIKRWKQNDDYYEEDESEDEYLIYDEEKGFLKRILIICLSVIALTALVFLGVKLFSGGAEPEIVAVDEQTEALESSAILFFEEVHDVDPTELADYDQIYFGNYEGDETSLEEDLSVFSYYTQYSDMQVESVESSAITGNIGAVKLILEGTAESKEYFEENQFRLFGDEWKFDFGYFAQKIDGASVVPSESSEPQNPEDATDSEGTADITAEKQAVVQTIRDFDEAWIEYVNTTASGVFNYLNPGSVAYSRLANANVSGLKEELLELELSNVEVDGNKASVEAYEKFKKNRSGEVSIVTYRWLYELEKVDGEWLVDDYSKIDTSSQTQEPTQEEPAQEEPAQDEEKPVASSGLLDGFTLDKSFSGGASGGGDEVQEIRYSATTNRLVLEIAMDGEKTDTVGPYQVKRSSEGILVTLNGVKQVTSNLPDFSGGLLIGMKSPSVSSDSVSIEFNIGTDVGYKVFALGANNDTTARLVIDFAK, encoded by the coding sequence ATGCCAAGATTTTGTGAAAACTGCGGAGGTGTCGTTCGGGATGACGCAGATTACTGTCCGAATTGTGGATACGAAATGGATGAACCGAATGATTTAGAAGAAAAGCAGCCAAAGACTGAGAGCAACTTTATCCCCAAAAAGCTTCTTCACTGGATGAAGAGTGATGATGAATATGTTGAAGAAAATATCAGTGTGGAATCTGTGGGCGCTGAAAAAGAAGCGCGTGGCACGCTGGAGGACTTGCGGCAACGGTTTAATCGTGTACAAGATGAAGAACCTGATGAACGTGAAGACTACCAGGAAGATTTTGAGGAAGATGACTTGGAAGAAGATTCACTGATGGATGGATATGAAGAGGATATATTAGAAGAAAAACCAAAGAAAAAAGGCTTGTTATCTTTGTTTGCCGGTGCATTTGGAAAAAATGATGTGTACGGAGATGATGAAGAGGATGAGTTTGAGGATGAAGAAGATGAGTTTGAGGAAGAAGATGAGGAAGAAGAGGAGTATGGTGTAGACGAGACCATTAGCAACCAAGAACCAATCAAGCGGTGGAAGCAAAATGATGACTATTATGAAGAGGATGAGTCTGAGGATGAGTATTTGATTTACGATGAAGAAAAAGGCTTTTTAAAGAGGATCCTCATTATATGTTTATCGGTAATTGCATTGACGGCCCTAGTATTCCTTGGTGTGAAGCTTTTTTCCGGAGGAGCAGAACCGGAAATTGTAGCTGTCGATGAACAGACTGAAGCACTAGAATCAAGTGCTATCCTCTTTTTTGAAGAAGTTCATGATGTAGATCCGACCGAACTTGCTGATTATGATCAAATTTATTTTGGCAATTATGAAGGTGATGAAACATCCTTGGAAGAAGATCTTTCTGTTTTTAGTTATTATACTCAGTATAGTGATATGCAAGTGGAGTCGGTAGAATCATCCGCGATTACGGGAAACATTGGAGCGGTGAAACTGATTTTAGAAGGTACGGCTGAGTCGAAAGAGTATTTTGAAGAAAATCAATTCCGCCTTTTTGGAGATGAGTGGAAGTTTGATTTTGGGTATTTTGCTCAGAAAATTGATGGAGCAAGCGTGGTACCATCAGAATCCTCAGAACCACAGAATCCGGAGGATGCGACTGATTCTGAGGGAACGGCTGACATCACTGCCGAAAAACAAGCAGTAGTACAGACTATTCGTGACTTTGACGAGGCCTGGATTGAGTATGTTAACACCACAGCAAGTGGGGTATTCAACTACTTGAATCCTGGCAGTGTAGCATACAGCCGCTTGGCCAATGCCAATGTTTCTGGATTAAAGGAAGAACTTCTCGAATTGGAATTAAGCAATGTGGAAGTTGATGGGAATAAAGCCAGCGTTGAGGCATATGAGAAGTTCAAAAAGAACAGAAGTGGGGAAGTTAGTATTGTAACTTACCGTTGGTTATATGAATTGGAAAAAGTTGATGGGGAATGGTTGGTAGACGATTATAGCAAGATTGATACTTCGAGCCAAACGCAGGAACCCACCCAAGAAGAACCTGCCCAAGAAGAGCCAGCCCAGGATGAGGAAAAACCAGTGGCTAGTTCTGGATTACTAGATGGCTTTACTTTGGACAAAAGTTTTTCTGGTGGAGCAAGTGGTGGTGGAGATGAGGTTCAAGAGATACGCTACTCAGCTACAACCAATCGGTTAGTACTAGAAATTGCTATGGATGGGGAAAAGACGGATACCGTAGGGCCATACCAGGTGAAGCGCAGTAGTGAAGGAATTTTAGTAACCTTGAATGGTGTCAAACAAGTTACCTCTAATTTACCGGACTTTTCAGGAGGCTTGCTAATAGGTATGAAGTCACCGAGTGTTTCTAGTGATTCAGTTAGCATAGAATTTAACATTGGAACTGACGTGGGGTATAAGGTTTTTGCACTTGGAGCGAACAATGATACCACGGCTAGGTTGGTAATAGATTTCGCAAAATAG
- a CDS encoding phospho-sugar mutase: MDYHKKFQDWLKGAFLSEQEKDELRSLSEEEIEERFYRDLEFGTAGLRGIRGLGTNRMNVHVVRKVTQGYASFLKKAYADRIENGVYLAFDCRHFSREFAWEAARVFSGNGIPAKLFADYRSTPQLSYVIMESKAMGGLMLTASHNPPEYNGYKAYNGLGCQLSPSEADAVFDEIDNIKDYEQIQYDAEDRLVSVADATLDDAFIQTVKNLHQGPVNHNLKILYTPLHGVGGEFTRNILTDLGYQVEVVAEQFVPDGDFPTTKKPNPEEPEALKLLLAQGERTGADLLLATDPDADRLGVVVRTNSGYRVLTGNQMGALMVDYLIAHRKVDKPASIVKSVVTSDFPSDIAKKHGLGVENTLTGFKFIGDKVQQLVDKNVQVLFAFEESIGYLPGSYLRDKDGIGTSVLVAEMAGYYMNRGQNLLERLEELYLEYGYYMEDTMNIYLEGQEGKAQMEALMQDVRTNPLTYQDELEVIRTIDFMEDLEGYDKSNVLQYKLKNGSWFAVRPSGTEPKLKAYISSWNQDRGQAQKNLQTIQDGIEHRINSFLENWNS; this comes from the coding sequence ATGGATTATCATAAGAAGTTCCAAGATTGGCTTAAAGGGGCATTCTTAAGTGAACAAGAAAAAGATGAACTGAGAAGTTTAAGCGAAGAAGAGATAGAGGAACGTTTTTACCGAGACCTTGAGTTCGGAACGGCAGGTTTAAGAGGTATCCGGGGATTGGGTACCAATCGGATGAATGTACACGTTGTTAGAAAGGTCACGCAGGGATACGCGTCATTTCTCAAGAAAGCGTATGCAGACCGGATTGAAAACGGTGTATATTTGGCCTTCGATTGCCGCCATTTTTCGAGAGAGTTTGCATGGGAAGCAGCCCGTGTATTCAGTGGCAATGGGATTCCGGCCAAATTGTTTGCAGACTACCGTTCTACACCTCAATTGTCCTATGTCATCATGGAAAGTAAAGCGATGGGTGGGCTGATGCTCACAGCAAGTCACAATCCACCTGAGTATAATGGGTATAAGGCCTATAATGGACTTGGCTGTCAGCTTTCTCCTAGTGAGGCGGATGCTGTGTTCGATGAAATTGACAATATTAAGGATTATGAACAAATACAGTATGATGCAGAGGACCGCTTGGTTTCAGTAGCGGATGCTACTTTGGATGATGCCTTTATTCAAACGGTGAAGAATTTACACCAGGGACCAGTCAATCACAATCTTAAAATCTTGTATACTCCATTACATGGTGTTGGTGGCGAGTTTACACGAAATATTTTGACAGATCTTGGCTATCAGGTGGAAGTAGTTGCGGAACAGTTTGTTCCAGATGGAGATTTTCCGACTACCAAAAAACCAAATCCGGAGGAACCGGAAGCCTTAAAACTCCTTTTAGCGCAAGGGGAAAGGACCGGGGCAGATCTCCTTTTAGCAACAGACCCGGATGCGGATCGATTGGGTGTTGTCGTGCGCACAAATAGCGGGTATAGGGTACTCACCGGCAACCAAATGGGTGCGTTGATGGTAGACTATCTTATTGCTCACCGCAAGGTAGATAAACCAGCTTCAATCGTGAAAAGTGTAGTAACGAGTGACTTTCCGTCCGACATCGCTAAGAAACATGGATTGGGCGTAGAAAACACTTTGACTGGCTTTAAGTTTATCGGTGATAAGGTGCAGCAATTGGTGGATAAAAACGTGCAAGTATTGTTTGCGTTTGAAGAAAGCATAGGTTATCTGCCGGGTTCTTATCTTCGGGATAAGGATGGTATTGGGACTTCTGTACTCGTGGCAGAAATGGCTGGCTATTATATGAATCGTGGCCAAAATTTATTAGAACGCCTAGAAGAACTATATCTGGAGTATGGCTACTATATGGAAGACACTATGAATATCTATCTTGAAGGGCAGGAAGGTAAGGCACAGATGGAAGCCTTGATGCAAGATGTACGAACCAATCCCTTAACCTATCAGGATGAATTAGAGGTCATTCGTACCATCGATTTCATGGAGGATCTAGAGGGCTATGACAAATCTAATGTTTTACAATATAAACTGAAGAACGGCAGCTGGTTTGCAGTAAGACCGAGTGGAACGGAACCTAAACTGAAAGCATACATTAGCTCTTGGAATCAAGACCGGGGACAAGCTCAAAAGAATCTGCAGACTATTCAGGATGGCATCGAGCACAGAATTAACTCATTTTTGGAAAACTGGAACAGTTAA